TCGATGCCGCGCTCCGGCAGGCTCAGGGTCAGCGTCGCTTCCTTGGCCTGGAGAGGCGTCGCCTCCTCTGTCATGAGCTGGAGGACGAAATCGTCGGTGCCCGCCTTACCGGGCGATACCAGGACCTGGAACATCGCCTTCTCACCGTGGATATGGATCGCAAGCGGTGCCTCCGGGACGATCGTGCGCGGCGGCGGCGTAAAGCGCCAACCGGCGACGACGGCGAAGACGGCAAGCGCAAGCGCGCATTCGGCCAGGATCGAGCGCCTGAGAGCGGAGGCTGCCTTGAGGTTCTTGGCCAGCGCCGGTGTGAGGCGAAAGCGGTTGATCGCGGCAAGCGCCAGCAGCGCGGCGACGAGCGCGAGCTTGATCGAGAGGATGATGCCGTATTTGGTCTCGACCAAAGCAACAAAGCTCTCGAGCTGAATGACAGCCAGCGCCAGGCCGGTCAGCGCCAGGATGGCGACGACCGGCAGGGCAACGCGCGAGAACCGGCTCAGGATCGGCAGTGTGGCGGCCGTCGGTCTCGACATCAGAACGGCCAGCGGCGCCAGTGCGCCCATCCAGAATGTGATGCCGAGGCCATGGAGAAAGATCGCCGGCCGCGTCAGCGCTTCCGGCGGAGCAGTCGCGGCGTGGCCGGTGCTGGAGAGCGACAGGCCGACGCCGGTGAGCGCGATGGCCGAGAGAACGCGCGCACCCTGCCCTCCACACAGCGCGACTCCGGCGGCCAGCATGGCGGCGATCGCGATCAGAAGCGCGGGGCCGGCACTCGTCGTGAATGCAATCGTCCAGGGCGCGGACGTCAGAAGTGCGGTGAGCGACAGACCGAGGAGATCGAGCCCCAACAGGGGAAGCGAGACGAACGCACTCAGCGCGCCCACGACAAGCGCAGCACGCGGCACAAGCATGCCATTCGTCGATCGCGCGATCCAAACCGCAAAGAACACGCCGCCAACGCCCGCGAAGAGCCCGAGATAGAGCCCTATCCGCGTCAGCCAGATCAGCGCGTTCACACCGCCATCGGCGGCCGCGGGAACTTGCGTCGCGGACGGCGCGCCGATCGAGAACATGACCGATCCCGCGACGGGATGGCCATCCTGCGAGATCACGCGATAGCTGACGACCACCGTGCCCTGCGGGAGAACCTGCGGTACCGCGATCGAAATGGTCTCGCCGGACACGCTGACGCGGGCCTCGTCGCGCGCCTTTCCGGTCCCGTCGATCAGCCGGATCGCGCCGGGCGTCACCGCCTCGTTGAAGCGCAGCTCGACGCTCTTCGGCGCGCTCGCAACGATGCTGCCGTTGGCCGGCTCGACCGAGACCAGCGCCGCATGCGCCGACGCACCGGTCACAAAGCCGATGCAGACCAGCAGCGTCGCGAGCGCGGCGAGGACGCGCATCAGGGCTTTGGCAGCAGCTTCACGCCAGGCGCCGGCGATTTGCCCTCATGCGAAGGGGTCGCCCCCTCCGCGGGGATCTCGATCCAGCGGCTGACGCCCTTCTCGCATTCCTGCACGACCGGGAAATACAGCATCGTGTTCGGCTTCAGGCTGTCGGTGAGAAACGTGCTGATCACGAACTCATCATAGTTGTGATCCGGCAGCTTGCCGCCCGACCACACCACTTCCTTCGGCCCGGACGAGACCTTGTTGCCGTGGTAATCGTATTCGCCGGTGTACTTGCCCTCGACGACGTCGACGCTCCAGCCGGCCTTCGGCATCGGCTTCACGGCGATGACGCCTTCAGGAATCTGCACGCGGATCTTCACCGTCGGCGAGCCGGCGCAGCCATGCGGTACGGCGAACACGGCCTTGTAGGACGCGCCGGCCATCGCCTGCTTGGTCTCCAGCGAGATATGCGCGCTTGCGGACGTGCCCGCCAACACGCATGCGGCCATCGTGGTGGCGTAAATCAAACCTGTTCGCATTGGAGCCTCACTTGTTCATAGATTCATTGCGGCACCAGCTGCCTTGGCCGCAGCTTCCGCTTCACGAATGAGGTCCTGCCGCCGCTTCAAGACGTCGCCCACCAGCGCAGGACCGGCATGCTCGGGCGATCCCGAATCGAAGGGCGGCCTGGGATCGTATTCGATCACGAGCTGAATTCGCCGCGCAGCCTCCTCGCCCGCAAGCCGCGCTGCGATCGCCAGCGCAAAGTCGATTCCGGCCGTGACGCCGCTGCCCGTCACCCGGTTGCGATCCTCGACCACGCGATCCCTGCGTACGACCGCCCCCATATGCGCGAGCAGATCGCGAACGTACCAGTGCGAAGTCGCCTGATAACCCCTAAGCAGCCCCGCGGCGCCGAGCAAGAGCGAGCCGGTACAAACGCTTGTGACGAGGCGCGCGGCTTCACCCTGCTGCCTGA
This region of Bradyrhizobium sp. CCGUVB1N3 genomic DNA includes:
- a CDS encoding DJ-1/PfpI family protein, whose amino-acid sequence is MDRREFNATLAAASLLNLVAPAALAQPASPARPRVGLLIHSDMILLDLAGPLTVFSIMQADIHLIGRTEQPVMTDVRLPVAPTVTFQNAPKMFDVLFVPGGLKGTVAAMQDRETIEFLRQQGEAARLVTSVCTGSLLLGAAGLLRGYQATSHWYVRDLLAHMGAVVRRDRVVEDRNRVTGSGVTAGIDFALAIAARLAGEEAARRIQLVIEYDPRPPFDSGSPEHAGPALVGDVLKRRQDLIREAEAAAKAAGAAMNL
- a CDS encoding YcnI family protein, giving the protein MRTGLIYATTMAACVLAGTSASAHISLETKQAMAGASYKAVFAVPHGCAGSPTVKIRVQIPEGVIAVKPMPKAGWSVDVVEGKYTGEYDYHGNKVSSGPKEVVWSGGKLPDHNYDEFVISTFLTDSLKPNTMLYFPVVQECEKGVSRWIEIPAEGATPSHEGKSPAPGVKLLPKP
- a CDS encoding CopD family protein; this encodes MRVLAALATLLVCIGFVTGASAHAALVSVEPANGSIVASAPKSVELRFNEAVTPGAIRLIDGTGKARDEARVSVSGETISIAVPQVLPQGTVVVSYRVISQDGHPVAGSVMFSIGAPSATQVPAAADGGVNALIWLTRIGLYLGLFAGVGGVFFAVWIARSTNGMLVPRAALVVGALSAFVSLPLLGLDLLGLSLTALLTSAPWTIAFTTSAGPALLIAIAAMLAAGVALCGGQGARVLSAIALTGVGLSLSSTGHAATAPPEALTRPAIFLHGLGITFWMGALAPLAVLMSRPTAATLPILSRFSRVALPVVAILALTGLALAVIQLESFVALVETKYGIILSIKLALVAALLALAAINRFRLTPALAKNLKAASALRRSILAECALALAVFAVVAGWRFTPPPRTIVPEAPLAIHIHGEKAMFQVLVSPGKAGTDDFVLQLMTEEATPLQAKEATLTLSLPERGIEPIEYDAELGTDGYWHVRKVELPFAGRWHVRIDALVTDFEKITLEDEVEVAPR